A stretch of the Candidatus Polarisedimenticolia bacterium genome encodes the following:
- the xseB gene encoding exodeoxyribonuclease VII small subunit, giving the protein MPKTSKKGTKEPRFEEALSGLETIVSRLEAGELPLDDALKLFEEGVRLARVCGARLDEAERRIEILMKGADGELTVQEFDDGETELSDPNGEDPGADGV; this is encoded by the coding sequence ATGCCCAAGACGAGCAAGAAGGGAACTAAAGAGCCCCGCTTCGAAGAGGCCCTCTCGGGCCTGGAGACGATCGTCTCCCGGCTCGAAGCGGGCGAGCTTCCCCTCGATGATGCCTTGAAGCTCTTCGAGGAGGGGGTGCGCCTGGCGCGGGTGTGCGGCGCCCGGCTCGACGAAGCGGAGCGGCGCATCGAGATCCTCATGAAGGGGGCCGACGGCGAGCTGACCGTCCAGGAATTCGACGACGGCGAGACGGAGCTCTCGGACCCGAACGGCGAGGACCCGGGGGCCGATGGGGTCTGA
- the xseA gene encoding exodeoxyribonuclease VII large subunit, with amino-acid sequence MEQLPIQPIQPLPHVRRVHTVSEVNALARDLLESSFADLWVEGEISNLRSPGSGHLYFTLKDSATQVAAVLFRTQALALKFELQDHLKVIVRARVSLYEARGTFQIICQAVEPAGRGSLQLAFEQLKRRLEAEGLFDPARKRRLPLLPQRIGLITSPSGAALRDFLHVLGKRFANLHVTIHPVRVQGDTAAREIAEAIRRMNGRGGFDVLVVCRGGGSLEDLWSFNEEPLVRAVAACALPIISAVGHEIDFTLCDFAADLRAATPSAAAEQVIAAKQELEARLRSLRARLFSAVRLAASRRRERVGRLGRSRALFLARARLSALSERLDEARSRLKENLRGQLALRRLSVDRCRESINPRILSSRAGEDRRRLSHWMQLARLGIRAEVARRREACRAACGVLDSLSPLAVLDRGYALCLDPRSGGLVTDSRALPSAGAVEVRLRRGRLQCEVREAIHAQDEQEGN; translated from the coding sequence ATGGAGCAGCTCCCGATCCAGCCGATCCAGCCCCTGCCGCACGTGCGCCGCGTCCACACCGTCTCCGAGGTGAACGCGCTGGCTCGCGATCTCCTGGAGTCCTCCTTCGCCGATCTCTGGGTGGAAGGAGAGATCTCCAATCTGCGCTCGCCCGGGTCGGGACACCTCTACTTCACGCTCAAGGACTCCGCCACGCAGGTGGCCGCCGTGCTCTTCCGCACCCAGGCGCTGGCGCTGAAATTCGAGCTGCAGGATCACCTGAAAGTGATCGTGCGCGCGCGCGTCAGCCTCTATGAGGCGCGCGGCACCTTCCAGATCATCTGCCAGGCCGTCGAGCCGGCCGGCAGGGGCTCCCTGCAGCTCGCCTTCGAGCAGCTCAAGCGCCGGCTCGAAGCGGAAGGGCTGTTCGATCCCGCGCGCAAGCGCCGCCTGCCTCTGCTGCCGCAGCGCATCGGCCTGATCACCTCCCCGAGCGGCGCGGCGCTGAGGGATTTCCTGCACGTCCTCGGAAAGCGCTTCGCCAACCTGCACGTGACCATTCATCCGGTGCGTGTGCAGGGGGACACCGCGGCGCGCGAGATCGCCGAGGCGATCCGGCGCATGAACGGCCGCGGCGGCTTCGACGTTCTGGTCGTCTGCCGCGGCGGCGGATCGCTGGAGGACCTCTGGTCCTTCAACGAGGAGCCGCTCGTGCGCGCGGTCGCGGCCTGTGCGCTGCCGATCATCTCGGCGGTCGGGCACGAGATCGATTTCACGCTGTGCGATTTCGCGGCCGACCTGCGCGCGGCCACCCCCTCGGCCGCGGCCGAGCAGGTCATCGCCGCCAAGCAGGAGCTCGAAGCGCGCCTGCGCTCGCTGCGGGCGCGCCTTTTCTCAGCCGTCCGCCTGGCGGCCTCCCGCCGGCGCGAGCGCGTGGGGCGGCTGGGCCGCAGCCGGGCCCTCTTCCTCGCCCGCGCGCGCCTGTCGGCGCTCTCGGAGCGGCTCGATGAAGCGCGTTCCAGGCTGAAGGAGAACCTGCGCGGCCAACTGGCGCTGCGGCGGCTGTCCGTCGACCGCTGCCGCGAATCGATCAACCCCAGGATCCTCTCGTCGCGCGCCGGCGAGGATCGCCGGCGGCTGTCGCATTGGATGCAGCTGGCGCGGCTCGGCATCCGGGCGGAGGTCGCCCGACGCCGGGAAGCCTGCCGGGCCGCCTGTGGAGTTCTGGATTCCCTGTCTCCCCTGGCCGTGCTGGATCGAGGCTACGCCTTGTGCCTCGATCCGCGCTCCGGCGGCCTGGTCACCGATTCCCGAGCGCTGCCCTCCGCAGGCGCCGTTGAGGTGCGCCTGCGCCGCGGCCGGCTCCAATGCGAGGTACGCGAGGCCATCCATGCCCAAGACGAGCAAGAAGGGAACTAA